From Gopherus flavomarginatus isolate rGopFla2 chromosome 7, rGopFla2.mat.asm, whole genome shotgun sequence, the proteins below share one genomic window:
- the YIPF1 gene encoding protein YIPF1 isoform X2, with translation MATVDDLKFQEFDDAANLLAGNPDATTISIDEPSENPKNQYGLLQDSRREEDDELLGTDDSDKTELLAGQKKSAPFWTFEYYQTFFDVDTYQVLDRIKGSVFPIPGKNFVRLYIRSNPDLYGPFWICATLVFAIAISGNLSNFFIHLGKPAYRYVPEFRKVSIAATAIYAYAWLVPLALWGFLMWRNSKVMNIVSYSFLEIVCVYGYSLFIYIPTAILWIIPQKAVRWIFVMVALCLSGSVLVMTFWPAVRDDNRRIALATMAYFFDAPDLNVLIPTAAAQNGTIVATKTQ, from the exons AATTTGATGATGCAGCTAACTTGCTGGCAGGAAACCCAGACGCCACCACAATAAGTATTGATGAGCCTAGTGAAAACCCCAAGAATCAGTATGGCCTTCTGCAAGACTCTCGGAGAGAGGAGGATGACGAGTTACTGGGGACTGATGACTCAGATAAAACGGAG TTACTTGCAGGACAGAAGAAAAGTGCCCCCTTCTGGACATTTGAATACTACCAGACTTTCTTTGATGTAGATACATACCAG GTCCTAGACAGAATAAAAGGCTCGGTTTTCCCAATACCAGGAAAAAACTTTGTAAGACTATATATCCGCAGCAATCCAGATCTTTATG GTCCTTTTTGGATATGTGCCACATTAGTTTTTGCCATTGCTATTAGTGGTAATCTTTCAAATTTCTTCATCCATCTGGGTAAACCTGCATACCGGTATGTGCCTGAGTTCAGAAAAG TGTCCATAGCTGCAACAGCTATCTATGCTTATGCTTGGCTGGTTCCTCTGGCTCTCTGGGGATTCCTTATGTGGAGAaatagcaaagttatgaatatagTCTCCTACTCGTTTCTTGAGATCGTGTGTGTCTATGGCTATTCACTCTTTATTTATATTCCAACagct ATTTTGTGGATTATTCCACAAAAAGCTGTACGGTGGATCTTCGTAATGGTTGCTCTGTGCCTTTCGGGGTCAGTTTTAGTAATGACATTTTGGCCTGCTGTTAGAGACGATAACCGAAGGATTGCACTGGCTACTATG GCATACTTTTTTGATGCTCCTGATCTGAATGTTCTTATACCTACTGCAGCTGCTCAAAATGGAACAATAGTAGCAACAAAGACTCAGTAA
- the YIPF1 gene encoding protein YIPF1 isoform X1 codes for MATVDDLKFQEFDDAANLLAGNPDATTISIDEPSENPKNQYGLLQDSRREEDDELLGTDDSDKTELLAGQKKSAPFWTFEYYQTFFDVDTYQVLDRIKGSVFPIPGKNFVRLYIRSNPDLYGPFWICATLVFAIAISGNLSNFFIHLGKPAYRYVPEFRKVSIAATAIYAYAWLVPLALWGFLMWRNSKVMNIVSYSFLEIVCVYGYSLFIYIPTAILWIIPQKAVRWIFVMVALCLSGSVLVMTFWPAVRDDNRRIALATMVTVVLLHALLAIGCLAYFFDAPDLNVLIPTAAAQNGTIVATKTQ; via the exons AATTTGATGATGCAGCTAACTTGCTGGCAGGAAACCCAGACGCCACCACAATAAGTATTGATGAGCCTAGTGAAAACCCCAAGAATCAGTATGGCCTTCTGCAAGACTCTCGGAGAGAGGAGGATGACGAGTTACTGGGGACTGATGACTCAGATAAAACGGAG TTACTTGCAGGACAGAAGAAAAGTGCCCCCTTCTGGACATTTGAATACTACCAGACTTTCTTTGATGTAGATACATACCAG GTCCTAGACAGAATAAAAGGCTCGGTTTTCCCAATACCAGGAAAAAACTTTGTAAGACTATATATCCGCAGCAATCCAGATCTTTATG GTCCTTTTTGGATATGTGCCACATTAGTTTTTGCCATTGCTATTAGTGGTAATCTTTCAAATTTCTTCATCCATCTGGGTAAACCTGCATACCGGTATGTGCCTGAGTTCAGAAAAG TGTCCATAGCTGCAACAGCTATCTATGCTTATGCTTGGCTGGTTCCTCTGGCTCTCTGGGGATTCCTTATGTGGAGAaatagcaaagttatgaatatagTCTCCTACTCGTTTCTTGAGATCGTGTGTGTCTATGGCTATTCACTCTTTATTTATATTCCAACagct ATTTTGTGGATTATTCCACAAAAAGCTGTACGGTGGATCTTCGTAATGGTTGCTCTGTGCCTTTCGGGGTCAGTTTTAGTAATGACATTTTGGCCTGCTGTTAGAGACGATAACCGAAGGATTGCACTGGCTACTATGGTGACTGTTGTACTTCTTCATGCCCTGCTTGCTATTGGTTGTTTG GCATACTTTTTTGATGCTCCTGATCTGAATGTTCTTATACCTACTGCAGCTGCTCAAAATGGAACAATAGTAGCAACAAAGACTCAGTAA